The following are encoded together in the Thalassomonas haliotis genome:
- a CDS encoding NAD(P)-dependent oxidoreductase, translating to MLTSTFDFCTVNYAFVDTDGADVKTRVEHAFAKTRVAREGLAPLQILFIAPHEYSWQENLALVQSRQWDWIHLSSAGYDFFPVKDVPKETFLTRTFSAYDEPITEYVLREILRFSPRGILGTDIGVIGFGNIGKNLAKVLQLLGANVTVLRQQTRGCFNGINHTDRLSDLYQCDQLALTLPLTADNTGLLGREFFQQCKPGINIINVSRGEHIDQDALVQLSAERKIHACLDVSTPEPLPAGHPLRTMKNIRLTEHIAWQNGDDENYFIRDFIKNLLLILGSEPPEGRIYKAETK from the coding sequence ATGCTGACATCTACATTTGACTTTTGCACCGTCAATTATGCTTTTGTCGATACCGACGGCGCAGACGTTAAAACCCGGGTTGAACACGCCTTTGCCAAGACAAGAGTGGCAAGAGAGGGCTTAGCGCCCCTGCAGATCCTGTTTATCGCTCCCCATGAGTATAGCTGGCAAGAAAACCTGGCCCTGGTGCAGTCCCGGCAATGGGATTGGATCCATCTCAGCTCGGCGGGCTATGATTTTTTCCCGGTCAAGGATGTCCCAAAAGAGACATTTCTTACCCGAACATTCAGTGCTTATGATGAGCCCATTACAGAGTATGTGTTACGCGAGATCTTACGTTTCTCGCCGCGAGGCATACTTGGCACCGACATAGGGGTGATAGGTTTTGGCAATATAGGAAAAAACCTGGCCAAGGTGCTGCAACTGCTCGGCGCCAATGTCACCGTACTGAGGCAGCAAACCCGGGGCTGCTTCAACGGAATAAACCATACCGACCGTTTAAGTGATTTGTACCAATGCGACCAGCTGGCCCTGACCTTACCTTTGACGGCCGACAACACAGGTCTGCTGGGACGTGAGTTTTTTCAACAATGTAAACCCGGGATCAATATTATCAATGTCTCCCGCGGTGAGCATATCGATCAGGATGCCCTGGTACAGTTAAGCGCGGAGAGGAAAATACATGCCTGCCTGGATGTCAGTACCCCCGAACCTTTACCGGCCGGACACCCTTTAAGAACCATGAAAAACATCCGTCTAACCGAGCATATCGCCTGGCAAAACGGTGATGATGAAAATTATTTCATCAGGGACTTTATCAAAAACCTGCTGCTAATTCTCGGTTCAGAGCCGCCTGAAGGCAGGATATATAAAGCCGAAACTAAATAG